TCGTCCAGCTCCAGGGCGCCGTACTCGGGGAGCCGCTGGAGGCGCTTGGGGGTGCGCGGCGGCGGGGTCGTCATCTGCTGCCAGTGCTTGCGGGCGCGCGGGATGATGCAGCCGATCAGGCTGATGAACAGCAGCAGGTAGATCGCGCTGAACCAGAAGCTGCTGTAGACGTCGAAGAACTGGAGGGCGTCGAGGATGGGGCCCCAGGTGGGGTTGTCCTCGATCCAGGTCTGCACGGCGAAGTCGTCCTGCACCCGCTGCGGGAACAGGGATCCGGGGACGGCGGCCACAGCCAGCAGGAGCAGCAGCATCAGGGCGGTGCGCATGCTGGTCAGCTGGGTCCACGCCCATCGCAGCATCCCCACCAGGCCCAGCTCAGGCGAGGTGGCCTGCTTCCGGGGCTTGGGCTCCCCGGCGGCCTCGTTCATGGCGTCTTCGCGGGCGTTGTCGCGGTGGGCCGAGGGGACGACGTCGTCGTGCTTCTTCTTGCTCATCAGATGGGCATCACAATCTCAGTGGCGAACCAGTCCTGCAGGGCCCAGACCCAGGTGTTCCAGAGTCCGGTGACCATGAGCACCCCGATGGCGATCAGCACGCCTCCGCCGGTGCGCATGACGGCGGCTTTGTGCCGCTTGAAGAAGTCGAGGGCGCGCATGCCGCGCTGCAGTCCGAGGCTGATCAGGATGAACGGAAGCCCCAGCCCCAGGCAGTAGATGAAGACGAGCAGGGCGCCGCGACCCGGGTCGCTGCCGTAGGTGAGGGTGAGCACCGCGGCGAGGGTCGGGCCGATGCAGGGGGCCCATCCGATGCCGAAGGTGGCGCCCAGCAGCGGGGCGCCGAGCAGACCGTCCGGGGGGCGGCGGCGGATCTTGGCCTCCCGCTGGAAGAAGCTGAAGGCGCCCATGAAGATCAGGCCCATAAGGATCACGAGGACGCCGAGCAGCTGGGTCACCCAGCCGCCTTCGACCCGCAGCCAGGTGGTGGCGTAGGTGAAGACCGCGCCGATCAGCACGAAGACGACGCTGAACCCGAGCACGAACAGAGTTGCCCCGAGCACCATGCGGGGCCGGGAGCGTTCGTTCAGCGCAGTGCCGGAGAGGCCGGTGACGTAGCCGAGGTAGCCGGGCACCAGCGGGAGCACGCAGGGTGAGAGGAAGCTGACCAGCCCGGCGAGCAGGGCCACGGGGGCTGCGATGAGGAATCCGCCGTCGAAGATGATCTCGGCGAACCGGTTGTTGGTGATGGCGAGCGCGGGTGGGGCGGCCGCCTGGGCGGCCGTGGTCAGCGCAGGGCTCATTCCTCGTCCAGGGCGGTGTCGATCAGGGCGCGCAGAGTGCCGGGGTCCACCAGCCCGATGATGCGGGCGGAGACCCGGCCTTCACGGTCGATGACGAGGGTGGTGGGGACCGCGGACGGCGGCACATAGTCGGTGACGGCGAGCATCACTGAGCCGCCGCGGTCTTCGATGGAGGGGTAGGTGATCCCGAAGTTCCGCTCGAAGGCTTCTGCGGTGGGCTGGGTGTCGCGGGTGTTGACCCCGAGGAACTGGACGCCGTCGTCGGCGTAGTCCTCGTGGATCTCCTGGAGGTCCGGGGCCTCTTTGCGGCACGGCGGGCAATTGGCGTACCAGAAGTTCACCACGGAGACTTCATCTTGGAAGGTGTCTTCGCTGACCTGGTCGCCGTCGAAGGTCTCAGCCTCGAAGGCGAGAGATTCCCCCCGGCTCTCGGGGGCGTACTCCTCGACGGTGCCGTCGCCGGCCACGTAGTTGGTGCCGTCGTTGCCGGCCCGGTCGGCGAGGTCATCGCCCTCGGAGCCGCAGGCGGCGAGGGCGAGCGCAGAGCACAGGGCCACGGCGGTCAGGGCACGTGAGGCACGGGGGGAACGACGGCGAAGCATCACCGATAAATTCTACCGGCGGTAGAAAACATCCGCCATGTGCCCTCCAGCACGCCGCCCCCCCCCAGGGCGTCGAT
The sequence above is drawn from the Nesterenkonia populi genome and encodes:
- a CDS encoding TlpA family protein disulfide reductase, with product MLRRRSPRASRALTAVALCSALALAACGSEGDDLADRAGNDGTNYVAGDGTVEEYAPESRGESLAFEAETFDGDQVSEDTFQDEVSVVNFWYANCPPCRKEAPDLQEIHEDYADDGVQFLGVNTRDTQPTAEAFERNFGITYPSIEDRGGSVMLAVTDYVPPSAVPTTLVIDREGRVSARIIGLVDPGTLRALIDTALDEE
- a CDS encoding cytochrome c biogenesis CcdA family protein, which produces MSPALTTAAQAAAPPALAITNNRFAEIIFDGGFLIAAPVALLAGLVSFLSPCVLPLVPGYLGYVTGLSGTALNERSRPRMVLGATLFVLGFSVVFVLIGAVFTYATTWLRVEGGWVTQLLGVLVILMGLIFMGAFSFFQREAKIRRRPPDGLLGAPLLGATFGIGWAPCIGPTLAAVLTLTYGSDPGRGALLVFIYCLGLGLPFILISLGLQRGMRALDFFKRHKAAVMRTGGGVLIAIGVLMVTGLWNTWVWALQDWFATEIVMPI